A genomic region of Microlunatus sagamiharensis contains the following coding sequences:
- the ftsY gene encoding signal recognition particle-docking protein FtsY, producing the protein MTGTELWYVAGAILVAAFLVVGLVAGTRRRALRRGSDTRSITGAPGHAGTDDAEGARAGSVDLLERPGTEAPESVEVEPTIPPLVHERPETAESRLARLRRRLAGRDSALSRGLLMIISRDRIDEQTWEDFEDVLIASDLGVGPTTELVEKLRTRFRVEDVSSPEQARAVLREELLALVDPTMDRSLATTRGEQPAIVMVVGVNGTGKTTTVGKLARVLVSEDKDVLLGAADTFRAAAADQLETWGDRVGVRTIRGAEGADPASVAFEAARTGVEQEVDVVIIDTAGRLHTKTGLMDELGKVKRVVERQAPVGEVLLVLDATTGQNGLTQARIFRDVVQVTGLVLTKLDGSAKGGIVVQVQRELGVPVKLVGLGEGVDDLAPFDAEVFVDALLEPAS; encoded by the coding sequence GTGACAGGCACAGAGCTCTGGTACGTCGCGGGCGCCATCCTCGTGGCCGCGTTCCTCGTCGTCGGCCTCGTGGCCGGCACGCGGCGACGCGCGCTGCGCCGGGGGAGCGACACCCGCTCGATCACCGGTGCCCCCGGGCACGCGGGCACGGACGACGCCGAGGGCGCGCGTGCGGGTTCGGTGGACCTGCTCGAGCGGCCCGGCACCGAGGCGCCCGAGTCCGTCGAGGTCGAGCCGACGATCCCGCCGCTCGTCCACGAGCGCCCCGAGACCGCCGAGAGCCGCCTCGCCCGGCTGCGCCGGCGCCTGGCCGGCCGCGACAGCGCGCTCAGCCGCGGCCTGTTGATGATCATCAGCCGCGACCGGATCGACGAGCAGACGTGGGAGGACTTCGAGGACGTCCTCATCGCCTCCGACCTCGGGGTCGGGCCGACCACGGAGCTGGTCGAGAAGCTCCGGACGCGCTTCCGCGTCGAGGACGTGTCCTCGCCCGAGCAGGCGCGGGCCGTGCTGCGCGAGGAGCTGCTGGCCCTGGTCGACCCGACGATGGATCGCTCGCTGGCCACCACCCGCGGCGAGCAGCCGGCGATCGTCATGGTCGTGGGCGTCAACGGGACGGGCAAGACGACCACGGTCGGCAAGCTCGCCCGGGTGCTCGTGTCCGAGGACAAGGACGTGCTGCTCGGTGCGGCGGACACGTTCCGCGCGGCGGCCGCGGACCAGCTCGAGACCTGGGGCGACCGCGTCGGCGTCCGGACCATCCGCGGCGCCGAGGGGGCCGACCCGGCCAGCGTGGCCTTCGAGGCCGCGCGCACGGGCGTCGAGCAGGAGGTCGACGTGGTCATCATCGACACCGCCGGCCGGCTGCACACCAAGACGGGCCTGATGGACGAGCTGGGCAAGGTCAAGCGCGTGGTCGAGCGCCAGGCGCCGGTCGGCGAGGTGCTGCTCGTGCTCGACGCCACCACGGGCCAGAACGGGCTCACGCAGGCCCGCATCTTCCGCGACGTGGTGCAGGTGACGGGGCTCGTGCTCACCAAGCTCGACGGCAGCGCCAAGGGCGGCATCGTCGTCCAGGTGCAGCGCGAGCTCGGCGTGCCGGTCAAGCTCGTCGGCCTCGGCGAGGGCGTGGACGACCTGGCGCCCTTCGACGCCGAGGTCTTCGTCGACGCGCTGCTCGAGCCCGCCTCCTAG
- a CDS encoding saccharopine dehydrogenase family protein: MSGRELDLVLLGATGFVGRLTAAHLARSAPAGTRVALAGRSSGRLQALRDDLGEAAASWELRTTDVTDERALDRLAEQTTVLATTVGPYARWGLPVVRACVDRGTHYADLTGETLFVRDSVAAAHEAAQASGARVVHSCGFDSVPSDLGVRLVADAAAVDGEGTPGVTRLHVVSMRGGFSGGTIDSGRQQQIATAGRPDLRRVVADPEALVGANPSGRVRRGHPTLHRDAGRGVWTGPFVMGGYNRQVVLRTDALRGWAYGPDFDYREMVDTRPGPVGLVAAAALAGGTAALMGGLSFAPTRGVLDRVLPSPGEGPSDRVRAGERFRVEVETTTTTGARYVATVAAPYDPGYDGTAVMLGEAALALALDDLPEAAGVLTPMTGVGPQLAERLRAHRFEVGVRRA, from the coding sequence GTGAGCGGGCGCGAGCTCGACCTCGTGCTGCTCGGGGCCACCGGCTTCGTCGGCCGGCTCACCGCCGCCCACCTCGCGCGCTCCGCCCCGGCGGGCACGCGGGTCGCGCTGGCCGGGCGCTCGTCCGGGCGGCTGCAGGCGCTGCGCGACGACCTCGGCGAGGCGGCGGCGTCCTGGGAGCTGCGGACGACCGACGTGACCGACGAGCGCGCCCTCGACCGGCTCGCCGAGCAGACCACGGTGCTCGCGACGACCGTCGGGCCGTACGCGCGCTGGGGGCTCCCGGTCGTCCGGGCCTGCGTCGACCGCGGCACCCACTACGCCGACCTCACCGGCGAGACCCTCTTCGTGCGCGACAGCGTCGCCGCCGCGCACGAGGCGGCGCAGGCGTCGGGGGCGCGGGTCGTGCACTCCTGCGGCTTCGACTCGGTGCCCTCCGACCTCGGGGTGCGGCTCGTGGCCGACGCCGCGGCAGTGGACGGCGAGGGCACGCCGGGCGTGACGAGGTTGCACGTGGTGTCGATGCGGGGCGGGTTCAGCGGCGGCACCATCGACTCCGGTCGCCAGCAGCAGATCGCCACCGCCGGTCGGCCCGACCTGCGCCGGGTCGTCGCCGACCCGGAGGCCCTCGTGGGCGCGAATCCCTCCGGCCGCGTCCGCCGCGGGCACCCGACGCTGCACCGCGACGCCGGGCGTGGCGTCTGGACGGGCCCCTTCGTCATGGGCGGCTACAACCGCCAGGTCGTCCTGCGCACGGACGCGTTGCGCGGCTGGGCGTACGGGCCGGACTTCGACTACCGCGAGATGGTCGACACCCGGCCCGGTCCGGTGGGGCTGGTCGCCGCGGCCGCGCTCGCGGGCGGGACCGCCGCGCTCATGGGCGGGCTGTCCTTCGCCCCGACCCGCGGCGTGCTCGACCGGGTGCTGCCCTCACCCGGCGAGGGGCCGAGCGACCGGGTACGCGCCGGCGAGCGGTTCCGGGTCGAGGTCGAGACCACGACCACGACAGGCGCGCGCTACGTCGCCACGGTCGCCGCGCCGTACGACCCGGGCTACGACGGGACGGCGGTCATGCTCGGTGAGGCCGCGCTGGCGCTCGCGCTGGACGACCTGCCCGAAGCCGCCGGGGTGCTGACCCCCATGACGGGGGTCGGGCCGCAGCTCGCCGAGCGGCTGCGGGCCCACCGCTTCGAGGTGGGGGTGCGCCGGGCCTGA
- a CDS encoding organic hydroperoxide resistance protein gives MTTTPEKIIYTAVATTVGGRRGGHARTSDGLLEVDLNAPKELGGPGTGTNPEQLFAAGYSACFNSALVAVAKQAGIKADDAHVTAKVGFGPAGQGYALTVDLEVSLAGFELAQVQDLADKAHQVCPYSNAVRGNVPTTVTAVAA, from the coding sequence ATGACCACCACACCGGAGAAGATCATCTACACCGCCGTCGCCACCACCGTCGGCGGTCGCCGCGGCGGGCACGCGCGCACCAGCGACGGCCTGCTCGAGGTCGACCTGAACGCCCCCAAGGAGCTCGGCGGGCCGGGCACGGGCACCAACCCCGAGCAGCTCTTCGCCGCCGGCTACTCGGCCTGCTTCAACTCCGCGCTCGTCGCCGTGGCCAAGCAGGCCGGCATCAAGGCCGACGACGCCCACGTCACCGCCAAGGTCGGCTTCGGGCCCGCCGGCCAGGGTTACGCGCTGACCGTCGACCTCGAGGTGTCGCTCGCCGGCTTCGAGCTCGCGCAGGTCCAGGACCTGGCCGACAAGGCGCACCAGGTGTGCCCCTACAGCAACGCCGTCCGCGGCAACGTCCCCACCACGGTCACCGCCGTCGCGGCCTGA
- a CDS encoding GNAT family N-acetyltransferase, giving the protein MPIDDAAPTLERVTYADPDVVTLTEEVQAYYRAIYGGPDDSPLTDAELTPPAGLFLLARLDGEPVGMAGWRRIAPVDALGGERPAEIRRMYTRASARHRGIARALLAELESTAAAYGADVMVLSTGGIQTDAVAFYRACGYTDVPPFGHWAASPGIVCLARRLPA; this is encoded by the coding sequence GTGCCGATCGATGACGCCGCGCCCACCCTGGAGCGCGTGACGTACGCCGACCCCGACGTCGTCACGCTCACCGAGGAGGTGCAGGCCTACTACCGCGCGATCTACGGCGGTCCCGACGACTCGCCGCTGACCGACGCCGAGCTCACCCCACCGGCGGGGCTGTTCCTGCTGGCCCGCCTCGACGGCGAGCCCGTCGGGATGGCCGGGTGGCGCCGCATCGCACCGGTCGACGCGCTCGGCGGGGAGCGCCCGGCCGAGATCCGCCGGATGTACACGCGCGCCTCCGCCCGGCACCGCGGCATCGCCCGTGCGCTGCTCGCCGAGCTGGAGTCGACGGCGGCGGCGTACGGCGCCGACGTGATGGTGCTCTCGACCGGCGGGATCCAGACCGACGCCGTCGCCTTCTACCGCGCCTGCGGCTACACCGACGTCCCGCCCTTCGGCCACTGGGCCGCCTCGCCCGGCATCGTCTGCCTCGCCCGCCGGCTCCCGGCCTGA